From Chryseobacterium salivictor, a single genomic window includes:
- the dinB gene encoding DNA polymerase IV, whose translation MQTDRKIIHVDMDAFYASVEQHDFPELKGKPLVVGGGQYGVVAAASYEARKYGIRSAMPGKIALEKCPHLIVVKPRFHRYKEISQQIRKIFYEFTDLVEPLSLDEAYLDVTENKKGIGSAQEIARQIRTRIFEETGLTASAGISVNKFLAKVASDYRKPNGQKTIHPTQILEFMEKLPIEKFYGIGKVTANKMHELHIFTGKELKEKSLEELIRLFGKAGNYYYNVVRGIHKSEVKPHRIQKSVAVEETFWENLLDEDAVFKQLQIISDELEARLSKKEIKGKSLTLKIKYKDFTVYTRSKTQEVYFDNAQDFYETAQNLWGLRPFDKPVRLLGLSLSNLNTQEKKQISVQLKIPFEEFMR comes from the coding sequence ATGCAAACCGACCGAAAAATTATTCATGTAGATATGGATGCGTTTTACGCTTCTGTAGAACAGCATGATTTTCCTGAACTGAAAGGAAAACCTTTGGTGGTCGGTGGTGGACAATATGGCGTGGTGGCTGCAGCAAGTTATGAAGCCCGAAAATACGGAATCCGTTCTGCGATGCCAGGGAAAATTGCTTTAGAAAAATGCCCGCATCTGATTGTGGTAAAACCCCGTTTTCATCGCTACAAAGAAATTTCACAACAGATCAGAAAGATATTTTATGAATTCACCGATTTGGTAGAACCGCTTTCTTTGGATGAAGCTTATCTGGACGTTACAGAAAATAAAAAAGGCATCGGATCTGCACAGGAAATCGCGCGACAAATAAGAACCCGTATTTTCGAAGAAACCGGTCTTACAGCTTCTGCGGGGATTTCGGTGAATAAATTTCTGGCAAAAGTCGCTTCCGATTACCGCAAACCCAACGGACAGAAAACCATTCATCCGACCCAGATTCTTGAGTTCATGGAAAAGCTTCCGATTGAGAAATTCTACGGAATCGGAAAAGTGACGGCCAACAAAATGCACGAACTTCATATTTTCACCGGTAAGGAATTAAAGGAAAAATCACTGGAAGAACTGATTCGGCTTTTCGGAAAGGCAGGGAACTACTATTACAACGTGGTTCGCGGAATTCACAAAAGCGAAGTAAAACCTCACCGAATCCAGAAAAGTGTCGCGGTGGAAGAAACTTTCTGGGAAAATCTTTTGGATGAAGATGCTGTTTTTAAGCAGTTGCAAATCATCAGCGATGAACTGGAAGCGCGGCTTTCTAAAAAAGAAATCAAAGGAAAGTCTTTAACACTCAAGATTAAATATAAAGATTTCACCGTTTATACCCGCAGCAAAACACAGGAAGTATATTTTGACAATGCTCAGGACTTCTACGAAACTGCTCAAAACCTTTGGGGACTCCGACCTTTTGACAAACCCGTGCGTCTGCTGGGATTATCACTTTCCAATCTGAACACCCAGGAAAAGAAGCAGATTTCTGTGCAGCTTAAAATTCCTTTTGAGGAATTTATGAGATAA
- a CDS encoding YceI family protein: MKKISILALSVALVAVSCKESKTDNVTATTEQAVAEHAGEIFTINTDSSTVNWTAYHKGGLNPRFGTTKTTGTFSVENGNITSGSLISDINTLTTDPTAVDPKLSEGKTAADLDTHLKSADFFDVAKYPSVKFDITKVEDLPAGTESKVEGANKKISGNLTIKDKTVNVTFPAKVEVTDGKINFVSKFTINRQDWGLAYGAEGDPKDWMISQEVDLELNIVADK, encoded by the coding sequence ATGAAAAAAATATCAATTTTGGCACTTTCAGTCGCTTTGGTTGCCGTATCATGTAAAGAATCAAAAACCGACAACGTTACCGCTACTACAGAACAAGCCGTTGCTGAACATGCCGGAGAAATCTTTACCATAAATACAGACAGCAGCACGGTGAACTGGACTGCCTACCACAAAGGCGGATTGAATCCAAGATTTGGAACGACCAAAACAACCGGGACCTTTTCTGTAGAAAACGGAAACATCACCTCAGGAAGCCTGATATCAGACATCAATACTTTAACTACAGATCCCACCGCCGTAGATCCTAAACTAAGTGAAGGAAAAACTGCCGCTGACCTCGACACGCATTTGAAAAGTGCAGATTTCTTCGATGTTGCAAAATACCCAAGTGTGAAGTTCGACATCACCAAAGTGGAAGACCTTCCTGCAGGTACAGAAAGTAAAGTGGAAGGAGCCAACAAAAAAATAAGCGGAAACCTTACCATCAAAGACAAAACAGTAAACGTAACTTTCCCGGCAAAAGTGGAAGTGACTGACGGGAAAATAAATTTCGTGTCTAAATTCACTATCAACAGACAGGATTGGGGCCTAGCTTATGGCGCTGAAGGCGATCCAAAAGACTGGATGATTTCCCAGGAAGTTGACCTTGAACTGAATATTGTTGCAGATAAATAA
- the coaD gene encoding pantetheine-phosphate adenylyltransferase, translating into MRVAVFPGSFDPITLGHYDIVERAYPLFDKIIIAIGQNSQKKYMFSLEQRMEFIRKSFEKFPNIEVDHFEGLTINYCRSKNVNFILRGLRNPADFEFEKAIAQTNRELTKDNMIETIFLLTSSGKSFISSSIVREIITFEGNYEILVPEAVRVHKK; encoded by the coding sequence ATGAGAGTCGCTGTTTTCCCAGGTTCATTCGATCCTATCACGCTTGGTCATTATGATATTGTCGAAAGGGCTTATCCTTTATTTGATAAAATAATTATCGCGATCGGACAAAATTCACAGAAAAAATACATGTTCTCTCTGGAGCAGAGAATGGAGTTTATCCGCAAATCATTTGAGAAATTTCCCAATATCGAAGTTGATCATTTTGAGGGTTTAACCATCAATTACTGTCGGAGCAAAAATGTAAATTTCATCTTGCGCGGACTAAGAAACCCAGCAGATTTCGAGTTCGAGAAAGCCATTGCCCAAACCAACCGGGAATTGACCAAAGACAATATGATTGAAACGATATTCTTATTGACTTCTTCCGGCAAATCATTTATCAGCAGCAGCATCGTCCGTGAAATCATCACCTTTGAAGGCAATTATGAAATCCTGGTTCCGGAAGCGGTGCGTGTTCATAAGAAGTAA
- a CDS encoding TPM domain-containing protein has translation MNTFLTDYQMASLVEAIQTAENQSTGEIRIHIDSTTEGNNAEIAFEVFKRLCKDQTAEKNAVLFHVNFEQQYLTIIGDEGIHKKVHQKFWDQMHDELTTAFSKGRYFESLKKAIVETGTELKKYFPIVGENPNELPNEITFS, from the coding sequence ATGAATACTTTCCTCACAGATTATCAAATGGCTTCTCTGGTAGAAGCCATTCAGACAGCAGAAAACCAATCCACCGGAGAAATCAGGATTCATATCGATTCCACCACCGAAGGAAATAATGCAGAGATTGCTTTTGAAGTTTTCAAAAGACTTTGTAAGGATCAGACTGCTGAAAAAAATGCTGTACTTTTTCATGTGAATTTTGAACAGCAATATCTTACCATCATCGGTGACGAAGGAATTCATAAAAAAGTTCACCAAAAATTCTGGGATCAGATGCATGATGAATTAACAACTGCATTTTCCAAAGGCCGGTATTTCGAAAGTTTGAAAAAAGCCATTGTAGAAACCGGTACCGAACTGAAAAAATATTTCCCGATTGTGGGAGAAAATCCAAATGAACTTCCCAATGAGATTACGTTCTCGTAA
- a CDS encoding LemA family protein translates to MRNKGCMSAGTIGIALLVIAVLVFFWGKNGYNNFVAKEQTVNTKWSNVETVYQKRANLIPNLERTVKSYSQFEQGTLTKVIEARSKATSITIDPTNMTEGDMAKFQAAQGELTGSLSRLMAVVESYPNLKADQQYINFQREYTAIENSIRSETVYYNEAAQDYNTAIKTFPNNILANFTNFKEKPYFKAEVGAEKAPEVFTN, encoded by the coding sequence ATGAGAAATAAAGGATGCATGAGCGCCGGAACAATCGGTATTGCTCTTCTTGTAATTGCCGTACTGGTTTTTTTCTGGGGCAAAAATGGCTACAATAATTTTGTTGCCAAAGAACAGACAGTCAATACAAAATGGTCAAATGTTGAAACCGTTTATCAGAAACGTGCAAACTTGATTCCCAATTTGGAACGTACGGTAAAATCCTATTCGCAATTCGAACAGGGTACTTTGACCAAAGTAATAGAAGCGCGCTCAAAAGCGACCTCAATAACCATAGATCCTACCAATATGACCGAAGGAGATATGGCGAAGTTTCAAGCTGCTCAAGGGGAACTTACAGGTTCTTTAAGCCGATTGATGGCCGTGGTAGAAAGTTATCCCAATCTGAAGGCAGATCAGCAGTATATTAATTTCCAAAGAGAATATACGGCGATTGAAAACAGCATCCGAAGCGAAACAGTCTATTATAACGAAGCTGCGCAGGATTATAATACGGCGATTAAAACGTTCCCAAATAATATTTTGGCCAATTTTACGAACTTTAAAGAGAAACCTTATTTTAAAGCTGAAGTTGGCGCAGAAAAAGCACCAGAAGTTTTTACAAATTAG
- a CDS encoding DUF2892 domain-containing protein: protein MNKYIKFVITAIMIACGVYLMMNRNIGWGIVVVILSAIPVLLFFKNEYILLAFWFLRKQNMVKASSWLDKITNYKSQLHRTQYGYFHYLQGLTLAQDNPSKVEPFMRKALEYGLNMKHDRAMATLNIAAGAMQKGRRQEAKNLLEEAKKLDTAGMMTDQIKMMKDQLKMPSMQKHMHNPNMRNRGKFS from the coding sequence ATGAATAAATACATAAAATTCGTCATCACAGCCATAATGATTGCCTGCGGAGTTTATCTGATGATGAACAGAAATATCGGCTGGGGAATCGTAGTGGTTATTTTATCTGCCATTCCTGTTTTGCTTTTCTTTAAAAACGAATATATTTTATTGGCATTTTGGTTTTTAAGAAAACAGAATATGGTAAAAGCCTCAAGTTGGCTTGATAAAATCACCAATTATAAGTCGCAGTTGCACAGGACTCAGTATGGTTATTTTCATTATTTACAGGGACTTACTTTGGCACAGGACAATCCGTCGAAGGTAGAACCATTTATGAGAAAAGCCCTGGAATATGGTTTGAATATGAAACATGACCGCGCCATGGCCACCTTGAATATTGCAGCAGGAGCGATGCAGAAAGGAAGACGCCAGGAAGCGAAAAACCTACTGGAAGAAGCAAAAAAATTAGATACTGCAGGAATGATGACCGACCAGATTAAAATGATGAAAGATCAGCTGAAAATGCCGTCAATGCAGAAACACATGCATAATCCAAATATGCGGAACAGAGGAAAATTCTCTTAA
- the lpxK gene encoding tetraacyldisaccharide 4'-kinase — protein sequence MKRWYLYPFSLGYHLATAIRNTMYNWGIYKSTTFKTPIINVGNLSVGGSGKSPMVMYIADLLSRHYRTGVLSRGYGRVTKGYGITNYDSNYKTVGDEAMQLFERFKNRFVIGVSEERVPGAKKMIADMDLNVLLLDDAYQHRAIKPGFNILMTDYNDPYFKDFLLPAGDLRESRSGAKRAQIIMVSKCPEDLTDEKKQYYISRIKPQHDQNVFFSSIGYDENVYSRDKMLPDNNLDYYDILLITGIANPKPLLKHLSRFSKKVKHLKFRDHHNFTDQDIKNIIAEYKKLGEYKLILTTEKDYVRLKTFDYLRDLVYYWPINVNIDRKEDFNQIILDYVRKN from the coding sequence ATGAAAAGATGGTACCTCTACCCTTTTTCCCTGGGTTATCATTTGGCAACTGCCATTAGAAATACAATGTATAACTGGGGAATCTATAAATCGACCACATTTAAAACTCCGATCATCAATGTCGGAAATCTTTCCGTGGGTGGCAGCGGAAAATCGCCGATGGTCATGTATATCGCCGACTTACTTTCCAGACATTACCGGACAGGCGTACTGTCGCGCGGTTACGGAAGAGTAACGAAAGGATACGGAATTACCAACTACGACAGCAATTACAAAACGGTAGGTGATGAAGCAATGCAGCTTTTTGAAAGATTTAAAAACCGTTTTGTTATCGGCGTTTCTGAAGAAAGAGTTCCCGGTGCAAAAAAGATGATCGCCGACATGGATTTAAATGTCTTATTACTGGACGACGCTTATCAACACCGCGCCATAAAACCTGGCTTTAATATTTTGATGACGGATTATAATGATCCTTATTTTAAAGACTTTCTTTTACCTGCAGGAGATTTGCGGGAAAGCAGAAGCGGCGCAAAACGTGCCCAAATCATTATGGTTTCCAAATGCCCGGAAGATTTGACTGACGAAAAAAAACAATATTACATTTCGAGAATCAAACCTCAACATGACCAGAACGTTTTCTTTTCGAGTATTGGTTATGATGAAAATGTGTATTCCAGGGACAAAATGCTTCCTGATAATAATCTGGATTACTATGACATTTTATTAATTACCGGAATCGCCAATCCAAAACCTTTGCTGAAACATTTATCTCGTTTTTCAAAAAAGGTAAAGCATTTAAAATTCCGGGATCATCATAATTTTACCGATCAGGACATTAAAAATATTATTGCAGAATATAAAAAACTCGGCGAATATAAACTCATTCTCACCACCGAAAAAGACTACGTAAGACTGAAAACTTTTGATTATCTTAGAGATCTTGTTTACTATTGGCCCATCAATGTGAATATTGACCGAAAGGAAGATTTTAATCAAATCATTTTAGATTATGTTAGAAAAAATTAA
- a CDS encoding trimeric intracellular cation channel family protein, with product MVQENFTLAIEILGTIAFAMSGSFAAMQKRLDPFGVLIIAFVTSVGGGTIRDLLLGVPIFWMHDMVICSVIFVTCIVSMIFKSLEKKFKVTLFIFDSFGLGLFTIVGIQKGMNADLHPLICITLGTITGCFGGITRDILLNRIPLIFRKEIYATACIVGGGIFLMLVKYTALSYAFVQISTIFLIVAIRTLSIKYQWQIPKFYGVDNNSEM from the coding sequence ATGGTTCAGGAAAACTTTACATTAGCCATTGAAATATTGGGCACTATTGCATTTGCGATGTCGGGCAGTTTTGCTGCGATGCAGAAGCGGTTGGATCCTTTCGGTGTGCTCATCATTGCCTTTGTCACTTCTGTCGGCGGCGGAACGATCCGTGATTTGTTGCTCGGCGTTCCCATTTTTTGGATGCACGATATGGTGATATGCTCGGTAATTTTCGTTACCTGTATTGTTTCTATGATTTTCAAGTCACTAGAAAAAAAGTTCAAGGTCACCCTTTTTATTTTCGACAGTTTTGGGCTGGGGCTTTTCACCATTGTTGGAATTCAGAAAGGGATGAATGCCGATCTGCATCCTTTGATCTGTATTACTTTAGGGACGATTACAGGATGTTTTGGGGGAATTACCCGCGATATTTTACTGAACAGAATTCCACTGATTTTCCGGAAAGAAATTTACGCAACAGCCTGTATTGTCGGCGGCGGTATATTTTTGATGTTGGTGAAGTACACGGCACTTTCTTACGCTTTTGTACAGATTTCCACCATATTTCTGATTGTTGCCATCCGAACATTATCGATTAAATACCAGTGGCAGATACCGAAATTTTACGGGGTAGATAATAATTCGGAAATGTAA
- a CDS encoding D-alanine--D-alanine ligase, whose protein sequence is MSKKNVAVVMGGYSDEYKVSLKSGQLIFDSLDRDLYNVYKVVILKDEWYFLDDRGEKAPINKEDFSVSLSIGFQVKFDACFNIIHGRPGENGELQAYWNTIGQKYTGCDFYQSALTFNKKDTLAVLSKYGIPSAKSIYLRHGEEIKEDEILKELGLPLFVKPNQSGSSLGISKVKEQSELKKALEFAFAEDEEILIESFLDGMEVSVGVVDFNNETIVLGITEIVPHKEFFDYEAKYEGASEEITPARIDDETRLKVEEISKRAYEALGMSGFSRSEFIIMKGIPYMLEMNTNPGFSPASILPQQAAIYGISIKDLCGNEVEKALAKN, encoded by the coding sequence ATGAGCAAAAAAAATGTGGCCGTCGTGATGGGCGGATATTCTGATGAATATAAAGTATCCCTGAAAAGTGGTCAGTTGATTTTCGATTCTCTGGACCGCGACCTTTATAATGTATATAAAGTAGTCATTTTAAAAGATGAATGGTACTTTCTGGACGACCGTGGGGAAAAAGCCCCCATTAATAAAGAAGATTTTTCGGTAAGTTTAAGCATTGGATTTCAGGTGAAGTTTGATGCCTGTTTTAATATTATCCACGGAAGACCTGGCGAGAACGGCGAACTTCAGGCGTATTGGAATACCATCGGTCAAAAATATACGGGTTGTGATTTTTATCAGAGTGCCTTAACCTTTAATAAAAAAGATACCTTAGCCGTTCTTTCAAAATACGGAATTCCATCGGCGAAAAGTATTTATTTAAGGCATGGTGAAGAAATTAAGGAGGATGAAATCCTCAAAGAATTAGGCTTGCCGCTTTTTGTAAAACCGAATCAGTCGGGTTCCTCTCTGGGAATTTCGAAAGTGAAAGAACAATCAGAATTAAAGAAAGCACTGGAATTTGCTTTTGCTGAAGACGAAGAAATTTTAATTGAAAGTTTCCTCGATGGAATGGAGGTTTCAGTGGGCGTTGTTGATTTCAATAATGAAACCATTGTTTTAGGAATTACCGAAATTGTTCCTCACAAAGAGTTTTTCGATTATGAAGCGAAATATGAAGGCGCTTCCGAAGAAATTACTCCCGCCAGAATTGATGATGAAACCCGTTTAAAAGTAGAAGAGATTTCGAAACGCGCGTATGAAGCCTTAGGAATGAGTGGATTCTCAAGAAGTGAATTCATCATTATGAAGGGAATTCCTTATATGCTCGAAATGAATACCAATCCTGGATTTTCACCGGCATCCATTTTGCCGCAACAGGCTGCTATTTATGGGATTTCCATTAAAGATCTGTGTGGGAATGAAGTAGAAAAAGCATTAGCGAAAAATTAA
- a CDS encoding helix-turn-helix domain-containing protein — MITLRDWGLSALTDIQDEDKMINFSGYSILYSATENVHLLIFDNVVNITPETFYFIPPESTVQFMGETKHAILIWFKVDLFIDRLEFLQHIKKGIFFRDPLGWAVPNNFMPYESILKYYYQPTQEKFINKLFTKNLFLNFLEFILIRSLMDYDPKLEEYRKESYEKEITNDFIYLLQKETTFSFTMEYYAEKLNISKRTLDNAVQTMYGCTAKRFITAKALEKAKRLLRGTETPIKIISQELGFSEESNFSNFFRKHTDCSPSEFRDRAVSQIPNLRTKLS, encoded by the coding sequence ATGATAACTTTAAGAGATTGGGGACTTAGCGCCCTTACAGATATACAGGACGAAGATAAGATGATTAATTTTTCAGGATATTCCATCTTGTATTCTGCAACAGAAAATGTACACCTGCTTATTTTCGATAATGTAGTAAACATAACTCCCGAAACCTTCTATTTTATTCCTCCGGAAAGTACGGTTCAGTTTATGGGTGAAACCAAACACGCTATACTGATATGGTTTAAAGTCGATCTTTTCATAGACAGGCTGGAGTTTCTGCAACACATCAAGAAGGGAATATTTTTCAGAGATCCACTGGGCTGGGCTGTACCAAATAACTTTATGCCCTATGAATCAATCTTGAAATATTATTACCAACCCACTCAGGAAAAGTTCATCAATAAACTGTTTACCAAAAATCTGTTTCTCAACTTTTTGGAATTCATCCTGATCCGCTCATTGATGGACTACGATCCCAAGTTGGAGGAATACCGAAAAGAAAGCTATGAGAAAGAGATAACAAATGACTTTATTTATCTCTTGCAGAAAGAAACAACATTTAGCTTTACTATGGAATATTACGCAGAGAAACTCAATATTTCCAAACGGACACTGGATAACGCGGTGCAAACAATGTACGGATGTACCGCGAAACGGTTCATTACCGCCAAGGCGTTGGAAAAAGCCAAAAGACTACTTCGGGGGACAGAAACTCCCATCAAGATTATTAGTCAGGAATTAGGATTTTCAGAAGAGAGCAATTTCAGTAATTTCTTCCGTAAGCACACAGACTGTTCACCCAGTGAGTTCCGTGACCGTGCTGTAAGCCAGATCCCAAATCTTCGGACAAAACTTTCTTAG
- a CDS encoding fimbrial biogenesis chaperone — MKNPFQSLFFLLLVPFATVQGQTGLSVSPPRTYVTSVAGESTVNRILVTNTSKSTSLNLTVSLSDWQYEESGNNIMAEPGTLPNSATSWITVKPQSYFTLPPGETHELEVTLTAPAQTDSVEVHTALLFITQTNPVDSFEQGALVKVSLRSGVKIYHRYNTPANPNIEFNDYRFEKKARNLDLSLQNTGNTWTDGTVITEMVNVNDGTKYELADQIIYTLPGDRRNVTVPLPKNLKPGKYTASSTLSYGDDDTIKMAELAFAYE; from the coding sequence ATGAAGAATCCATTCCAATCTCTTTTTTTCCTGTTGCTGGTTCCCTTTGCTACCGTTCAGGGCCAGACAGGATTGAGTGTAAGCCCACCAAGAACGTATGTAACTTCTGTCGCCGGGGAATCCACGGTGAACAGGATTCTGGTGACTAATACGAGCAAAAGCACTTCTTTAAATCTGACCGTTTCACTAAGCGACTGGCAATACGAAGAAAGTGGGAATAACATCATGGCCGAACCCGGGACACTGCCAAATTCTGCAACCTCATGGATTACGGTAAAGCCGCAATCTTATTTTACACTTCCGCCAGGGGAAACCCATGAGCTTGAAGTTACACTTACCGCCCCGGCCCAAACCGATTCGGTGGAAGTACATACCGCTCTGCTTTTCATTACGCAGACCAATCCTGTAGATTCATTCGAACAGGGCGCTCTTGTAAAGGTAAGTTTAAGATCGGGGGTCAAGATTTACCACCGCTACAACACGCCAGCAAATCCCAATATCGAATTTAATGATTACCGGTTCGAAAAGAAAGCCAGAAATCTGGATCTTTCTTTGCAGAATACAGGAAATACCTGGACCGACGGTACGGTAATTACAGAAATGGTGAATGTGAACGACGGCACCAAATACGAACTCGCCGATCAGATTATCTACACCCTTCCCGGTGACCGAAGAAACGTAACGGTTCCGCTACCGAAAAATTTAAAACCCGGAAAATACACTGCTTCATCCACCCTGTCTTATGGCGACGATGATACGATAAAAATGGCCGAACTGGCTTTTGCATATGAATAA
- a CDS encoding NYN domain-containing protein produces the protein MTDDKLAVLIDADNVPYKNVKEMLEEISKNGTPTIKRIYADWTKPTVSGWKNVLLENAITPIQQYSYTTGKNSSDSALIIDAMDILYSEKVNGFCIVSSDSDFTRLATRLREAGMNVIGFGEKKTPKPFISACDKFIYLEILNDTEESEKESENTVTKKTEKPKRKKEPLSKVDGRTIKLITESINDLGDEDGWTFLGNLGSFIIKKKPDFDPRNFGFPKLLPLIKSIGKIEIDERETGVNNIRHIYVKVK, from the coding sequence ATGACAGACGATAAATTAGCAGTACTCATCGATGCGGACAATGTTCCGTACAAGAATGTAAAGGAAATGCTGGAGGAAATTTCCAAAAATGGAACGCCAACCATCAAAAGAATTTATGCCGACTGGACCAAGCCCACTGTTTCGGGATGGAAAAATGTTTTGCTTGAAAATGCAATTACTCCAATCCAGCAATACAGTTATACGACCGGAAAAAATTCCAGCGACAGTGCCTTGATTATCGATGCGATGGATATTTTGTATTCCGAAAAGGTCAATGGTTTTTGCATCGTTTCCAGCGACAGCGATTTTACGAGACTGGCGACAAGACTTCGGGAAGCCGGAATGAATGTGATCGGATTTGGCGAAAAAAAGACACCGAAACCATTTATATCAGCCTGCGATAAATTTATTTATCTCGAGATTTTAAACGATACAGAGGAGTCCGAAAAAGAGTCTGAAAATACAGTCACTAAAAAAACGGAAAAACCAAAACGAAAAAAAGAACCGCTCAGTAAAGTTGACGGCAGAACCATTAAATTAATTACGGAAAGTATTAACGATCTGGGAGACGAAGACGGCTGGACTTTCCTCGGGAATCTCGGCAGTTTCATCATCAAAAAGAAACCGGACTTTGATCCGCGGAATTTCGGTTTTCCAAAACTTTTACCTTTGATTAAAAGTATCGGCAAGATTGAAATTGATGAACGCGAAACCGGCGTGAATAATATTCGGCATATTTATGTGAAGGTGAAATAG
- a CDS encoding purine-nucleoside phosphorylase, with amino-acid sequence MLEKIKETAGFIKNIIQDTPDFAIVLGSGLGKLKDEVEPIHILEYPEIPNFPQTTVAGHGGQLIYGKLEGKKVLMMSGRFHYYEGHNIQTIVFPFRVFHLLGIKNLILSNAAGGVNPAFNVADVMIINDHINMMPEHPLRGKNLDELGPRFVDMSEPYNKKMIEVALNVAKDLGIKAHQGCYVALQGPTFETPAEYGMIKAIGGDAVGMSTVPEVIVAKHQGMDCFGISIITDVGGPDIAFTVSHEEVLQAADKAMPNVIKIVKGLVKNYNA; translated from the coding sequence ATGTTAGAAAAAATTAAAGAGACTGCTGGTTTCATTAAAAACATCATTCAGGACACCCCCGATTTTGCAATCGTTTTAGGTTCCGGTTTAGGAAAACTGAAAGACGAAGTGGAACCGATTCATATTTTAGAATATCCTGAAATCCCGAATTTCCCCCAAACGACCGTCGCCGGACATGGCGGACAATTAATTTACGGAAAACTTGAGGGTAAAAAAGTGCTGATGATGAGCGGCAGATTTCATTATTATGAAGGGCACAATATTCAAACCATCGTTTTCCCTTTCCGGGTTTTTCATTTATTGGGAATTAAAAATCTGATTTTATCGAATGCTGCCGGTGGCGTAAATCCCGCATTCAATGTTGCCGATGTAATGATTATTAACGATCATATCAACATGATGCCGGAACATCCGCTGCGTGGAAAAAACTTAGACGAACTCGGCCCACGGTTTGTGGACATGAGCGAGCCGTACAACAAAAAGATGATTGAAGTCGCTTTAAATGTTGCCAAAGACTTAGGCATTAAAGCGCATCAAGGTTGCTATGTCGCGTTGCAGGGGCCAACTTTTGAAACACCGGCAGAATACGGAATGATAAAAGCCATCGGCGGTGACGCTGTTGGAATGAGCACCGTTCCGGAAGTAATCGTCGCTAAGCATCAGGGTATGGATTGTTTCGGGATTTCCATTATCACTGATGTGGGCGGACCGGATATCGCTTTCACGGTTTCGCACGAAGAAGTTCTGCAGGCCGCCGATAAAGCAATGCCAAATGTCATTAAAATTGTAAAAGGTTTGGTGAAAAATTACAACGCTTAA
- a CDS encoding dihydrofolate reductase, translated as MITIVVAMGLDNEIGADNQLLWHLPKDLNHFKEITSGHPIIMGRKTYESIGKPLPNRTNIVVSRKKDWFEEGILIVGSIKEAVKFAKKIDEEVFIIGGGNIYEQTLELTDKIEVTLVKTNIKADTFFPKISPKIWNKTEEVCHGKDDKNEFDFCFQTYERKVKLT; from the coding sequence ATGATTACAATTGTTGTGGCAATGGGCTTAGACAATGAAATTGGTGCTGACAATCAATTGCTTTGGCATCTTCCAAAAGACTTGAACCATTTTAAAGAAATTACTTCCGGGCATCCCATTATCATGGGCCGCAAAACTTATGAAAGTATTGGCAAACCGCTTCCCAACCGCACGAATATTGTAGTCAGCAGAAAAAAAGACTGGTTCGAAGAAGGGATTTTGATTGTCGGCAGTATCAAAGAAGCCGTGAAATTTGCCAAGAAAATTGACGAGGAGGTTTTCATTATCGGCGGCGGAAATATTTATGAACAAACCCTTGAATTAACAGATAAAATCGAGGTAACTCTGGTAAAAACCAATATCAAAGCGGATACTTTTTTCCCCAAAATAAGTCCTAAAATCTGGAATAAAACAGAAGAGGTTTGTCATGGAAAAGACGACAAAAATGAGTTTGATTTCTGTTTTCAGACCTATGAGCGAAAAGTAAAATTAACTTAA